A region of Dehalococcoidia bacterium DNA encodes the following proteins:
- a CDS encoding DUF6220 domain-containing protein — MKAARQAYVGLTYIFLLGVVLQVFLAGVGIFGNFGDDLDPHRDFGFFAMHLIPLLIIVASIVGKMRWTFIGLSVLLFAIIVVQPIFLDPEDDDLSKWINAVHPTLAIVAFALAHHLAQRSLRLVRGEATWGAEPVA; from the coding sequence GTGAAGGCAGCGCGCCAGGCTTACGTAGGGCTGACCTACATATTTCTGCTCGGCGTTGTGCTCCAGGTATTCCTGGCCGGCGTGGGCATCTTCGGGAACTTCGGCGACGACCTCGACCCACACAGGGACTTTGGCTTCTTCGCGATGCACCTGATCCCATTGCTCATTATCGTCGCTTCCATCGTCGGCAAGATGCGCTGGACCTTCATCGGTCTCTCGGTCCTTCTTTTCGCCATCATCGTCGTCCAACCGATCTTCCTTGACCCCGAGGACGATGACCTGAGCAAGTGGATCAACGCCGTCCATCCCACTCTGGCGATCGTCGCTTTTGCCCTGGCGCACCACCTGGCTCAGCGCTCGCTGCGGCTCGTCCGAGGCGAGGCTACATGGGGGGCAGAGCCGGTCGCCTGA
- a CDS encoding DinB family protein — protein MATQEQIDDLFSKMAGERAKLLDLVEGLTEEQALFVPENAEGEAQWTAKEQLAHLASMETAYRAWVELSLREEDPDVSQARPERPAISLEDANKHSIADLVAELRAQREKTLAMMRAITPEQYERRGHNRLFGSLTVMQWLRSYYRHDRMHIDQISGREPEYRPRWAEGMAEPDQRRRS, from the coding sequence ATGGCGACGCAGGAACAGATCGACGACCTCTTCAGCAAGATGGCCGGGGAGCGCGCAAAGCTGCTCGACCTCGTCGAGGGCCTGACGGAAGAGCAGGCGTTGTTCGTGCCCGAGAACGCGGAGGGCGAGGCGCAGTGGACGGCCAAAGAGCAGCTCGCCCATCTCGCATCAATGGAGACGGCCTACCGGGCGTGGGTGGAGTTGTCACTACGGGAAGAGGACCCCGACGTCTCGCAGGCAAGGCCGGAGCGGCCCGCCATCTCTCTCGAGGACGCTAACAAGCACAGCATCGCCGACCTCGTCGCAGAGCTACGGGCGCAGCGTGAGAAGACTCTCGCCATGATGCGCGCCATCACGCCCGAGCAATACGAGCGGCGCGGACACAACCGCCTGTTCGGTAGCCTCACTGTGATGCAGTGGCTGCGTTCCTACTACCGGCACGATCGGATGCACATCGACCAGATATCCGGCCGCGAGCCGGAATACAGGCCGCGCTGGGCCGAGGGCATGGCGGAGCCAGACCAGCGCCGGCGCAGCTAG
- a CDS encoding alpha/beta fold hydrolase — translation MLPPLLLVHGAANGAWVWDFWRRELKALGWDANVLDLRGHGRSLPVDFTTVTMEDYVADVESVTAQMRARLGAEPVLFGWSMGGLVAMMYAAWHPEAPALVTLAPSPPLQVQGRGDPEEVRKTPSAPFGPELYGVYPDEPERSAEALFDLTPAERDAVLERSRGALESGFARRQRKRGIDIRAGAVRCPALVLYGEQDRHFPPDLNRRIALYLGADTIAVPDAGHWGLVYSERAVTATAPRVDAWLRRHVG, via the coding sequence GTGCTACCACCCCTGCTCCTCGTACACGGCGCCGCCAACGGCGCCTGGGTCTGGGACTTCTGGCGGCGCGAACTGAAGGCCCTGGGATGGGACGCCAACGTGCTCGACCTTCGGGGTCACGGCCGCAGTCTTCCGGTCGACTTCACTACGGTCACCATGGAGGACTACGTGGCGGATGTCGAGTCCGTCACGGCGCAGATGCGGGCCCGGCTTGGCGCCGAGCCGGTCCTCTTCGGCTGGAGCATGGGTGGGCTAGTGGCGATGATGTATGCCGCCTGGCACCCCGAGGCACCGGCTCTGGTCACGCTCGCCCCAAGCCCGCCCCTGCAAGTGCAGGGCCGCGGCGACCCGGAGGAGGTGCGCAAGACGCCGAGCGCCCCGTTCGGCCCGGAGTTGTACGGCGTGTATCCGGACGAACCGGAACGCTCCGCCGAGGCTCTGTTCGACCTCACGCCCGCCGAACGCGATGCAGTCCTCGAGCGCAGCCGGGGCGCCCTCGAGAGCGGCTTCGCCCGCCGACAGCGCAAACGCGGCATCGATATCCGGGCCGGCGCCGTCCGTTGCCCTGCGCTCGTCCTCTACGGCGAGCAGGACCGCCACTTTCCTCCGGACCTCAACCGCCGCATCGCCCTCTACCTAGGGGCCGACACGATAGCGGTGCCGGATGCCGGCCACTGGGGGCTGGTGTACAGTGAGCGAGCGGTGACCGCGACGGCGCCGCGAGTCGACGCCTGGCTGCGCCGGCACGTGGGCTGA
- a CDS encoding citrate/2-methylcitrate synthase, translated as MVSEQLNRGLRNVYLDRTESSFIDGEQGILLYRGYNIHDLATRSTFEEVCYLLIHGSLPTREELEAFDRRLRRQRDIAPEVIETIRLNQEAHPMDVLRTAVSSLATHDPDTNDMSKEANVRKSERLTAQVATIVAAHERIRRGQEPLAPREDLNHAANFLYMLHGQEPSAEAVACMDLDFILHAEHGANASAFAARVTASTEADLHGAVVSAIATLKGPLHGGAAEAVMKMVLEIGTPERAKEYVEARQPRIMGFGHRVYKAEDPRARHMREKSRELSQRVGKPEWYQILQAVEEAMSRYKRHGIHVNVDFYAGSVYYLLGIPEDLFVPIFAIGRMPGWCTEILEQYENNILIRPLLKYTGPMNLEYVPLERR; from the coding sequence ATGGTTTCGGAGCAGCTCAACAGGGGCCTGCGCAACGTCTACCTCGACCGCACCGAGTCCAGCTTCATCGACGGCGAGCAGGGCATTCTCCTTTACCGCGGTTACAACATCCATGACCTCGCTACCAGGTCGACCTTCGAGGAAGTGTGCTACCTCCTGATCCACGGCTCGCTCCCGACGCGAGAGGAGTTGGAGGCCTTCGACCGCCGGCTGCGGCGCCAGCGCGACATCGCGCCCGAAGTGATAGAGACGATCCGCCTCAACCAGGAGGCCCACCCGATGGACGTGCTGCGCACGGCCGTGTCTTCCCTCGCCACGCATGACCCTGACACGAACGACATGTCCAAGGAGGCGAACGTCCGCAAATCGGAGCGCCTGACGGCCCAGGTCGCGACGATAGTGGCGGCGCACGAGCGGATCCGCCGCGGCCAGGAGCCTCTGGCGCCGCGAGAGGACCTCAATCACGCCGCAAACTTCCTCTACATGCTCCACGGCCAGGAGCCGAGCGCGGAAGCGGTCGCGTGCATGGACCTCGACTTCATCCTCCACGCCGAGCACGGGGCCAACGCCTCCGCTTTTGCCGCGAGGGTGACCGCGTCCACGGAAGCGGACCTTCACGGGGCGGTCGTGTCCGCGATCGCTACCCTGAAGGGGCCTCTGCACGGCGGCGCCGCGGAGGCGGTGATGAAGATGGTGCTGGAAATCGGGACGCCGGAGCGCGCGAAGGAGTACGTGGAGGCGCGCCAGCCGCGCATCATGGGCTTCGGCCACCGCGTCTACAAGGCTGAGGACCCGCGTGCGCGGCACATGCGCGAGAAGAGCCGCGAGCTAAGCCAGCGGGTCGGCAAGCCGGAGTGGTACCAGATCCTGCAGGCGGTCGAGGAGGCCATGTCGCGTTACAAGCGCCACGGCATCCACGTCAACGTCGACTTCTACGCCGGCAGTGTGTACTACCTGCTCGGTATCCCGGAGGACCTTTTCGTCCCCATCTTCGCCATCGGCCGCATGCCGGGCTGGTGCACTGAGATCCTTGAGCAGTATGAGAACAACATCCTGATCCGGCCGCTGCTGAAGTACACCGGGCCGATGAACCTGGAGTACGTCCCTCTGGAGCGCCGCTAG
- a CDS encoding CoA transferase, which yields MGILSGLRVVDVTRGTAGPLLTQLLADMGPDMVRVESVDDNARKQQGYQVRLRGRRSVLADLARAAGQHVLERLVRRADVLVSEPALDGVNPVPWQWPELEAMNPRLVYCRITGYGDEGPEAGRPVHDHLIAARYGVYDQPGWREGPTYLTAPVPSLGAALLSLQAIGSALYVREKTGRGQEVTTSLLAGSLAFHPGFVRASIERPVPDLGLMARSPLGAAPFYSIYECGDGNWLHFGCLTQEFQQRAMKAIGLEEELKALGFGQGRQAPPETREQIIALIAARMKEKSFAEWAALFEEQDIPHAPSQWTEDLLDDPQVRHEGLVLTLDDPHAGPMEQMGPAIVFEGAPEGPPRPAPLPGQHTDEVLRELGFADSEIAAMRAAGAVA from the coding sequence GTGGGGATCCTTTCCGGCCTCAGGGTCGTCGATGTGACGCGCGGCACGGCCGGGCCGCTCCTAACACAGCTCCTCGCGGACATGGGGCCGGACATGGTGCGCGTCGAGTCGGTGGACGACAACGCGCGTAAGCAGCAGGGCTACCAGGTCCGGCTGCGCGGGCGCCGTAGCGTCCTGGCGGACCTGGCGCGCGCGGCAGGACAACACGTGCTCGAGCGCCTCGTCAGGCGCGCGGACGTGCTCGTCTCGGAGCCGGCTCTCGACGGCGTGAATCCGGTGCCGTGGCAGTGGCCCGAACTCGAGGCCATGAACCCGCGACTGGTGTACTGCCGCATCACCGGCTACGGCGACGAAGGACCGGAGGCTGGACGGCCTGTGCACGATCATCTCATCGCCGCCCGCTACGGCGTTTACGACCAGCCTGGCTGGCGCGAAGGCCCTACCTATCTCACTGCGCCAGTGCCCAGCCTGGGCGCCGCCCTCCTCTCCCTACAGGCGATCGGCTCGGCCCTGTACGTGCGGGAGAAGACCGGACGGGGGCAGGAGGTGACCACTTCGCTACTCGCCGGGTCGCTGGCCTTTCACCCCGGGTTTGTGCGCGCGAGCATCGAGCGGCCCGTGCCGGACCTGGGGCTGATGGCGCGAAGTCCGCTGGGCGCCGCGCCCTTCTACAGCATTTACGAGTGCGGCGACGGCAACTGGCTGCACTTCGGTTGCCTTACGCAGGAGTTCCAGCAGAGAGCAATGAAGGCCATCGGCCTCGAAGAGGAACTGAAAGCCCTCGGATTCGGCCAGGGACGCCAGGCGCCCCCCGAGACGCGGGAGCAGATCATCGCCTTGATTGCCGCCCGCATGAAGGAGAAGAGCTTCGCCGAGTGGGCCGCCCTCTTCGAGGAGCAGGACATCCCGCACGCGCCTTCGCAGTGGACCGAGGACCTGCTCGATGACCCCCAGGTTCGCCACGAAGGCCTTGTGCTGACGCTCGACGACCCTCACGCCGGCCCGATGGAACAGATGGGGCCCGCGATCGTCTTCGAGGGCGCGCCCGAAGGGCCGCCGCGCCCGGCGCCGCTGCCGGGCCAACACACGGACGAGGTCCTGCGCGAGCTGGGTTTCGCCGATTCGGAGATCGCCGCCATGCGCGCCGCCGGAGCCGTCGCGTGA
- a CDS encoding CoA transferase — MSGPLDGIRAVDLSQVIAGPYGTALLSYAGVDVIKVEAPGGESGRNLAGGFFGYNRGKRAICIDLQKPEGQAVFHRLARDWADVIVENFRPGVVERLNVDYKTIASLNPRIIYVSATAFGSSGPYSHRPGYDPLLQAMTGVERAQGGRHNPPVFLRIAITDLTTGLMHAAAIAMALYHRERTGRGQHVKASLMRSGIFINGDAFTRYPGRPARILPDAGQHGLGPLDRMYETKDGWIFILVEDDQGRWEKLCSVPGLGEALADGRFRTPADRAQHADDLAAVLEKAFRSDSAEAWLAKLEAAGVPAAPVIEGYGRQFFEDVQPIVNRYTVFGEHPERGHMEQSGNYIGYSLTPTSQEGRTAPLLGQHTDEIMAELGYSEAEVASLRAAGAIA; from the coding sequence GTGAGCGGGCCGCTCGACGGCATCCGGGCAGTCGACCTCTCCCAGGTGATCGCGGGCCCCTACGGCACTGCCCTGCTCAGTTACGCCGGGGTGGACGTGATCAAGGTGGAGGCTCCGGGAGGCGAGTCAGGCCGAAACCTTGCCGGCGGCTTCTTCGGCTATAACCGGGGCAAGAGGGCCATCTGCATCGACCTGCAGAAACCCGAGGGCCAGGCTGTCTTCCATCGCCTCGCCCGCGACTGGGCGGACGTAATCGTCGAGAACTTCCGGCCCGGCGTGGTCGAGCGCCTCAACGTCGATTACAAGACCATCGCCAGCCTCAACCCGCGCATTATCTACGTGAGCGCGACTGCCTTCGGCTCGAGCGGGCCATACAGCCATCGGCCGGGCTACGACCCCCTCCTGCAGGCAATGACGGGCGTCGAGAGGGCGCAAGGCGGCCGGCACAACCCGCCCGTCTTCTTGCGCATCGCGATCACGGACCTGACAACCGGCCTCATGCACGCCGCGGCCATCGCCATGGCGCTTTATCACCGCGAACGCACCGGGCGCGGGCAGCACGTAAAGGCATCGTTAATGCGCTCCGGCATCTTCATCAACGGCGACGCCTTCACTCGCTACCCGGGGCGGCCGGCACGGATTCTTCCAGACGCCGGCCAGCATGGCCTCGGGCCGCTCGACCGCATGTACGAGACCAAGGACGGCTGGATATTCATCCTGGTGGAGGACGACCAGGGCCGCTGGGAGAAGCTGTGCAGCGTGCCCGGGCTGGGCGAGGCGCTCGCGGACGGACGCTTCCGGACGCCCGCGGACCGGGCGCAGCATGCCGATGACCTGGCGGCGGTGTTGGAGAAGGCCTTCCGCAGCGACAGCGCCGAGGCCTGGCTCGCGAAGCTGGAGGCCGCGGGAGTCCCGGCCGCCCCGGTGATCGAGGGCTACGGGCGCCAGTTCTTCGAGGACGTCCAGCCCATCGTCAACCGCTACACCGTCTTCGGCGAGCACCCTGAACGCGGACACATGGAGCAGTCCGGTAACTACATCGGCTATTCGCTGACCCCGACCTCCCAGGAAGGTCGCACCGCCCCCCTTCTTGGCCAGCACACGGACGAGATCATGGCAGAGCTGGGCTACAGCGAGGCGGAAGTCGCCTCACTGCGAGCAGCCGGCGCTATCGCCTGA
- a CDS encoding YihY/virulence factor BrkB family protein, which yields MTAGEVWRYIKHSIREYGRDNCPQLAAAISYYVLFSIVPLTFVLVSVFGLVIRSEEVRSDVVREVVDSLGLEKGQVRLVPDEKRLNPGEVRQVSEVIARLSDDERQAIAEQLERTGQAQLAGRILTRDELLVSYQNTVSETLGEVASASPPFTVFSLLFSAWSASAMFGAVRKAINVVWGAEVQRAYLQQKLIDLLMVIAFGLLMLTSVGGTAALRLLRELSDEALGPLSSGTGIFWGMLPYVLPALISVLVFGALYRFVPAAPVRLRDVWLGAVVAALLFELLKNGFAFYVANFRAYDLLYGSLGGILLFLTAVYFASAILLFGAELAVAMPGLGAGAFASVPDPTKPKTPLLRQAQIEAGRALRSLVWARRPGSKGESGSDPEARRHIS from the coding sequence ATGACCGCCGGCGAGGTCTGGCGTTACATCAAGCACTCGATCCGCGAGTACGGCCGCGACAACTGCCCCCAACTCGCCGCCGCCATCTCCTACTACGTGCTCTTCAGCATTGTGCCGCTCACCTTCGTGCTTGTTTCGGTGTTCGGCCTCGTCATCCGTAGCGAGGAGGTGCGCTCCGACGTCGTCCGGGAGGTCGTCGACTCCCTGGGCCTCGAGAAGGGCCAGGTGAGGCTGGTGCCGGACGAGAAGCGCCTCAATCCCGGGGAGGTGCGCCAGGTCTCGGAGGTGATCGCCCGCCTTAGCGACGACGAGCGCCAGGCGATAGCGGAGCAACTGGAGCGCACGGGACAGGCTCAGCTCGCGGGTCGCATCCTTACCCGGGACGAGTTGCTTGTCAGCTACCAGAACACGGTTAGCGAGACCCTGGGGGAGGTGGCAAGCGCGAGCCCGCCCTTTACTGTCTTCTCCCTCCTGTTCTCCGCGTGGTCCGCCTCGGCGATGTTCGGCGCCGTGCGCAAAGCGATCAACGTAGTGTGGGGGGCTGAAGTCCAGCGCGCGTACCTGCAGCAGAAGCTCATTGACCTGCTCATGGTCATCGCCTTCGGGCTGCTGATGCTCACCTCGGTGGGCGGCACGGCGGCGCTTCGCCTCCTGAGGGAGCTCAGCGACGAGGCCCTGGGGCCGCTATCCAGCGGCACGGGCATCTTCTGGGGGATGCTGCCCTACGTCTTGCCCGCGCTGATATCGGTGTTGGTGTTCGGTGCCCTTTATCGCTTCGTGCCCGCGGCTCCGGTCCGCTTGCGAGACGTCTGGCTGGGTGCCGTGGTGGCGGCGCTCCTGTTCGAGCTCCTCAAAAATGGCTTCGCCTTCTACGTGGCCAACTTCCGCGCCTACGACCTGCTCTACGGGTCTCTGGGCGGGATCCTCCTGTTCCTGACCGCCGTCTACTTTGCCTCCGCGATACTGCTGTTCGGGGCGGAACTGGCGGTAGCGATGCCGGGCCTCGGCGCAGGGGCTTTTGCAAGCGTGCCCGACCCGACGAAGCCTAAGACGCCCCTGCTTCGGCAGGCGCAGATCGAGGCTGGACGGGCCCTACGGAGCCTGGTCTGGGCGCGCCGCCCCGGTAGCAAGGGCGAGTCCGGAAGCGACCCCGAGGCAAGACGCCACATCTCATAG